Proteins encoded by one window of Primulina huaijiensis isolate GDHJ02 chromosome 1, ASM1229523v2, whole genome shotgun sequence:
- the LOC140976219 gene encoding scarecrow-like protein 23 has protein sequence MLHSLLPTLQHNPKASSSAMTSAGKRAVDLTSPSVTEPVKRHRTHLSPVEKDLQSEEEGEDQLQSVAAGASAREDDDSTGLRLLGLLLQCAECVAMDNLDDAGQLLPEIVELSSPFGSSAQRVGAYFADALSARIISSYLSIYSPVSPLCRIHHQKLLNALQIFNSVTPLIKFSHFTANQAIQQALDGADHVHIIDLDIMQGLQWPGLFHILASKSRKVKSFRITGFGSSAELLNSTGQRLAEFATALNISFEFQPIQGKIGNIKDLSQLNIKVGETIVVHWMHHCLYDVSGSDLGASRILTMLRPKLVTIVEQDLSHGGSFLGRFVEALHYYSALFDALGDGLEAESVERHAVEQQLFGCEIRNIVAVGGPKRTGEVKVERWEDELVRGGFRSISLAGNPAAQANLLLGMFPWQGYTLAEEGGCLKLGWKDLPLLTASAWQPCE, from the coding sequence ATGCTTCATAGTTTACTGCCAACACTTCAACACAATCCCAAAGCCTCCTCTTCCGCCATGACCTCCGCTGGCAAGCGCGCCGTTGACCTTACTAGCCCTTCTGTAACCGAGCCCGTCAAGCGCCATCGAACCCATCTCTCCCCCGTCGAGAAGGACCTACAATCCGAGGAAGAGGGGGAGGATCAACTGCAGTCCGTCGCTGCTGGAGCTTCCGCCCGTGAGGATGATGACTCGACCGGATTGCGCCTCCTCGGGTTACTTCTGCAATGTGCCGAGTGTGTAGCCATGGATAACCTCGACGACGCCGGCCAGCTCCTGCCTGAAATAGTTGAGCTTTCCTCCCCCTTCGGCTCCTCCGCCCAAAGGGTCGGCGCGTACTTTGCTGACGCGCTTTCAGCGCGCATCATCAGCTCATATCTAAGCATCTACTCACCCGTCAGCCCTCTTTGCAGAATCCATCATCAAAAACTCCTGAACGCACTACAAATCTTCAACTCTGTCACCCCTTTAATCAAATTCTCACACTTCACAGCCAACCAAGCGATCCAGCAAGCATTGGACGGTGCTGATCATGTCCACATAATCGACCTGGACATCATGCAGGGCCTCCAATGGCCAGGATTGTTTCACATTCTCGCTTCCAAGTCAAGAAAGGTCAAGTCTTTTAGAATAACTGGATTTGGATCCTCAGCAGAGTTACTTAACTCAACTGGTCAGCGTTTAGCTGAATTTGCTACTGCACTCAACATTTCTTTTGAGTTTCAGCCCATACAAGGGAAGATTGGAAACATAAAAGATTTAAGTCAATTAAATATCAAAGTGGGAGAAACCATAGTGGTACATTGGATGCATCATTGCTTGTATGATGTATCAGGGAGTGATTTGGGAGCTTCAAGAATACTAACCATGTTGAGGCCGAAACTAGTAACCATTGTTGAACAGGATTTGAGCCATGGAGGAAGTTTCTTGGGACGATTTGTTGAGGCGTTGCATTACTACTCAGCTTTATTTGATGCGTTAGGGGACGGATTGGAAGCGGAGAGCGTGGAGAGGCACGCAGTGGAACAGCAGCTGTTCGGGTGTGAGATTCGGAACATTGTAGCAGTAGGTGGACCGAAGCGGACGGGGGAAGTGAAGGTGGAGAGGTGGGAAGATGAGTTGGTTCGAGGCGGATTTCGATCGATTTCCCTTGCTGGCAACCCTGCTGCTCAAGCCAACTTATTGCTCGGGATGTTTCCTTGGCAGGGGTATACATTGGCAGAAGAGGGTGGATGCTTGAAGTTGGGATGGAAAGATTTGCCATTACTCACGGCCTCAGCTTGGCAACCATGTGAATAG
- the LOC140976196 gene encoding protein PAT1 homolog 2-like isoform X2, translating into MPDTECQEETKRWSLQPYLSTMLLPEHRLLYRTSSYPRRRRRPQQQLQRFSSEPILVPNLSFFSSPGSQQASLYNSYHPYHRSLSSLSGGSQPKSSTPNNPPPCSFTQNLPCLPLGFHCNTHGLLPAQVLPSQQQQLLHLSFQPSVAHMFALQSDIYHTFPSPSHFSKYGCSDKRGLKHKSAQKGRHSVRFSQGYDSSSHRGDSNLPLFKSKHMTAEEIESILRTQHAATHGNDDPYVNDYYHQACLAKNAAETKSKYRFHPSHPKEQSSRSLNSTDSQPHLHVDALGRVCFSSIRRPRPVLEVDPPLSACGDGSAEQKLTVRPLEQEPMFAARVTIEDGLRLLLFVDDIDQLLKFTLPQDGGSQLRQKRHMLLEGLAASLQLVDPFGKSSTSVGFSDKDDIVFLQLVSLPKGRKLISRFLQLLLPGSELVRIVCMAIFRHLRFLYGVLPPDPEAADSINDLAKTVSVCVGGMDLNSLSACLAAVVCSSEQPPLRPVRSPAGDGASVILKSVLERAALLLKDPQSAMNFSTPNSALWRASFDAFFGLLTKYCISKYDSIVRSLTTLSLPNSEVARVVSREMPMELFRASLPHTDENRKNILMKFAQRAIPVTRSSNHGGSGGQKNPESVRG; encoded by the coding sequence ATGCCTGACACAGAATGTCAAGAGGAAACAAAGAGATGGTCATTGCAGCCCTATCTTTCTACAATGCTTCTTCCAGAACATAGACTATTATACAGAACATCGTCATACCctcggcggcggcggcggccgCAGCAGCAGCTGCAACGTTTTTCTAGCGAGCCTATTTTAGTcccaaacttgtctttcttctCTTCACCAGGATCTCAGCAAGCTTCGTTATATAATTCATATCATCCATATCATCGTTCATTGTCATCTCTTTCTGGTGGGTCCCAGCCAAAGTCCTCTACACCAAACAACCCTCCACCATGTAGCTTTACTCAAAATTTACCTTGCTTGCCTCTTGGATTCCATTGTAACACACATGGGTTATTACCGGCACAGGTGTTACCCTCCCAGCAGCAGCAGCTGCTGCATCTTTCATTTCAACCATCTGTAGCGCACATGTTTGCATTGCAGTCTGATATATACCACACATTTCCTTCACCGTCGCACTTCAGTAAATATGGATGCTCCGATAAAAGAGGGTTGAAACATAAATCAGCGCAGAAGGGTAGACATTCAGTGCGCTTCTCCCAAGGGTATGATTCTAGCAGTCATAGGGGTGACAGTAATTTGCCACTGTTCAAATCGAAGCACATGACCGCTGAAGAAATAGAGAGCATTTTGAGAACACAGCATGCTGCCACCCATGGCAATGATGACCCATATGTGAACGATTATTATCACCAAGCCTGTCTTGCAAAAAATGCTGCTGAAACAAAGTCAAAATATCGTTTTCACCCTTCCCACCCAAAAGAACAATCTTCCCGGTCCCTTAATAGTACCGATTCACAGCCTCATCTCCATGTTGATGCACTTGGAAGGGTTTGCTTTTCCTCAATTCGTAGACCTCGACCTGTTCTTGAAGTTGACCCTCCACTCTCTGCTTGTGGAGATGGTAGTGCTGAGCAGAAATTAACTGTGAGGCCTTTGGAACAGGAACCAATGTTTGCTGCGAGGGTTACAATTGAGGATGGTTTACGCCTTCTTTTGTTTGTAGATGACATTGACCAGCTCTTAAAGTTTACCCTACCCCAAGATGGGGGGAGCCAGCTTAGGCAGAAGCGCCATATGCTGTTAGAAGGATTAGCTGCCTCTCTTCAGCTGGTTGACCCATTTGGGAAAAGCAGTACCTCTGTTGGATTTTCTGACAAGGATGATATTGTGTTCCTGCAATTAGTTTCTCTTCCCAAGGGCCGTAAACTTATATCAAGGTTTCTTCAGCTTCTTTTACCTGGAAGTGAGCTTGTACGAATAGTTTGCATGGCCATCTTCCGCCATTTAAGATTTCTTTATGGGGTTCTCCCCCCCGATCCGGAAGCTGCTGATTCCATTAATGATCTTGCCAAAACTGTCTCTGTGTGTGTTGGTGGTATGGATCTTAATTCACTCAGTGCTTGTCTTGCTGCTGTTGTTTGTTCCTCTGAACAGCCGCCTCTTCGTCCAGTAAGGAGCCCTGCAGGAGATGGTGCCTCAGTCATCTTGAAATCTGTTTTAGAAAGAGCAGCACTCTTATTAAAAGATCCTCAGTCTGCAATGAACTTTAGCACACCAAATTCTGCCCTTTGGAGGGCTTCATTTGATGCGTTTTTCGGTCTCCTGACTAAGTACTGTATCAGCAAGTATGATAGTATAGTACGATCGTTAACCACTCTAAGCCTGCCAAATTCGGAGGTTGCTAGAGTGGTAAGCAGGGAGATGCCCATGGAACTCTTTCGAGCCAGCCTCCCACACACTGATGAGAATCGGAAGAATATATTAATGAAATTTGCACAGCGAGCCATACCTGTGACTAGATCCAGCAATCATGGTGGAAGTGGTGGACAAAAAAATCCTGAATCTGTGAGAGGTTAG
- the LOC140976196 gene encoding protein PAT1 homolog 2-like isoform X1 — protein sequence MERSGGGNFNDSSKASACSVSEGAIFDASQYPFLGKDTVDELELGSLEDEVECVHEIGGAFGGEEELHEYHLFDKDEVKLNKVVSGPRHPGIIGDRGSGSESFSRESPSATKWAPEVDFPDRLDRHMPDTECQEETKRWSLQPYLSTMLLPEHRLLYRTSSYPRRRRRPQQQLQRFSSEPILVPNLSFFSSPGSQQASLYNSYHPYHRSLSSLSGGSQPKSSTPNNPPPCSFTQNLPCLPLGFHCNTHGLLPAQVLPSQQQQLLHLSFQPSVAHMFALQSDIYHTFPSPSHFSKYGCSDKRGLKHKSAQKGRHSVRFSQGYDSSSHRGDSNLPLFKSKHMTAEEIESILRTQHAATHGNDDPYVNDYYHQACLAKNAAETKSKYRFHPSHPKEQSSRSLNSTDSQPHLHVDALGRVCFSSIRRPRPVLEVDPPLSACGDGSAEQKLTVRPLEQEPMFAARVTIEDGLRLLLFVDDIDQLLKFTLPQDGGSQLRQKRHMLLEGLAASLQLVDPFGKSSTSVGFSDKDDIVFLQLVSLPKGRKLISRFLQLLLPGSELVRIVCMAIFRHLRFLYGVLPPDPEAADSINDLAKTVSVCVGGMDLNSLSACLAAVVCSSEQPPLRPVRSPAGDGASVILKSVLERAALLLKDPQSAMNFSTPNSALWRASFDAFFGLLTKYCISKYDSIVRSLTTLSLPNSEVARVVSREMPMELFRASLPHTDENRKNILMKFAQRAIPVTRSSNHGGSGGQKNPESVRG from the exons ATGGAGAGATCGGGTGGCGGAAACTTCAATGACTCTAGCAAGGCCTCCGCCTGTTCTGTTTCTG AAGGAGCTATATTCGATGCATCCCAGTACCCGTTTTTGGGGAAAGATACAGTGGATGAATTGGAGTTAGGGAGCCTCGAAGATGAGGTAGAGTGTGTTCATGAAATTGGAGGTGCATTCGGTGGCGAAGAAGAGTTACATGAATATCATTTGTTTGACAAAGATGAGGTCAAG ttaaataaagTTGTTTCTGGACCAAGACATCCTGGAATTATTGGTGACCGCGGATCTGGATCTGAATCTTTCTCCAGGGAGA GTCCATCAGCCACGAAATGGGCGCCAGAAGTGGATTTTCCCGATCGGCTTGACCGTCATATGCCTGACACAGAATGTCAAGAGGAAACAAAGAGATGGTCATTGCAGCCCTATCTTTCTACAATGCTTCTTCCAGAACATAGACTATTATACAGAACATCGTCATACCctcggcggcggcggcggccgCAGCAGCAGCTGCAACGTTTTTCTAGCGAGCCTATTTTAGTcccaaacttgtctttcttctCTTCACCAGGATCTCAGCAAGCTTCGTTATATAATTCATATCATCCATATCATCGTTCATTGTCATCTCTTTCTGGTGGGTCCCAGCCAAAGTCCTCTACACCAAACAACCCTCCACCATGTAGCTTTACTCAAAATTTACCTTGCTTGCCTCTTGGATTCCATTGTAACACACATGGGTTATTACCGGCACAGGTGTTACCCTCCCAGCAGCAGCAGCTGCTGCATCTTTCATTTCAACCATCTGTAGCGCACATGTTTGCATTGCAGTCTGATATATACCACACATTTCCTTCACCGTCGCACTTCAGTAAATATGGATGCTCCGATAAAAGAGGGTTGAAACATAAATCAGCGCAGAAGGGTAGACATTCAGTGCGCTTCTCCCAAGGGTATGATTCTAGCAGTCATAGGGGTGACAGTAATTTGCCACTGTTCAAATCGAAGCACATGACCGCTGAAGAAATAGAGAGCATTTTGAGAACACAGCATGCTGCCACCCATGGCAATGATGACCCATATGTGAACGATTATTATCACCAAGCCTGTCTTGCAAAAAATGCTGCTGAAACAAAGTCAAAATATCGTTTTCACCCTTCCCACCCAAAAGAACAATCTTCCCGGTCCCTTAATAGTACCGATTCACAGCCTCATCTCCATGTTGATGCACTTGGAAGGGTTTGCTTTTCCTCAATTCGTAGACCTCGACCTGTTCTTGAAGTTGACCCTCCACTCTCTGCTTGTGGAGATGGTAGTGCTGAGCAGAAATTAACTGTGAGGCCTTTGGAACAGGAACCAATGTTTGCTGCGAGGGTTACAATTGAGGATGGTTTACGCCTTCTTTTGTTTGTAGATGACATTGACCAGCTCTTAAAGTTTACCCTACCCCAAGATGGGGGGAGCCAGCTTAGGCAGAAGCGCCATATGCTGTTAGAAGGATTAGCTGCCTCTCTTCAGCTGGTTGACCCATTTGGGAAAAGCAGTACCTCTGTTGGATTTTCTGACAAGGATGATATTGTGTTCCTGCAATTAGTTTCTCTTCCCAAGGGCCGTAAACTTATATCAAGGTTTCTTCAGCTTCTTTTACCTGGAAGTGAGCTTGTACGAATAGTTTGCATGGCCATCTTCCGCCATTTAAGATTTCTTTATGGGGTTCTCCCCCCCGATCCGGAAGCTGCTGATTCCATTAATGATCTTGCCAAAACTGTCTCTGTGTGTGTTGGTGGTATGGATCTTAATTCACTCAGTGCTTGTCTTGCTGCTGTTGTTTGTTCCTCTGAACAGCCGCCTCTTCGTCCAGTAAGGAGCCCTGCAGGAGATGGTGCCTCAGTCATCTTGAAATCTGTTTTAGAAAGAGCAGCACTCTTATTAAAAGATCCTCAGTCTGCAATGAACTTTAGCACACCAAATTCTGCCCTTTGGAGGGCTTCATTTGATGCGTTTTTCGGTCTCCTGACTAAGTACTGTATCAGCAAGTATGATAGTATAGTACGATCGTTAACCACTCTAAGCCTGCCAAATTCGGAGGTTGCTAGAGTGGTAAGCAGGGAGATGCCCATGGAACTCTTTCGAGCCAGCCTCCCACACACTGATGAGAATCGGAAGAATATATTAATGAAATTTGCACAGCGAGCCATACCTGTGACTAGATCCAGCAATCATGGTGGAAGTGGTGGACAAAAAAATCCTGAATCTGTGAGAGGTTAG
- the LOC140981167 gene encoding protein CYSTEINE-RICH TRANSMEMBRANE MODULE 6-like: MSNYNQTQAAYPPPSTAYPAETHGYMAPPPPAGYPTKDGSEAQAANPSATKTTKSRGDGFWKGCCAALCCCCALDVCF; this comes from the exons ATGAGTAATTACAACCAGACTCAAG CGGCGTATCCGCCACCGAGCACGGCGTACCCGGCAGAGACGCATGGATACATGGCTCCGCCGCCACCTGCTGGTTACCCGACGAAGGATGGATCCGAAGCTCAGGCCGCGAACCCGTCGGCGACCAAAACTACGAAGTCCAGAGGCGATGGTTTTTGGAAAGGATG TTGCGCCGCCTTGTGCTGCTGTTGTGCATTGGATGTTTGTTTTTGA